From Cydia splendana chromosome 12, ilCydSple1.2, whole genome shotgun sequence, a single genomic window includes:
- the LOC134795775 gene encoding uncharacterized protein LOC134795775, protein MEWYTTESGKYRVESLSAETFSGALKVIQEAFCQDEAVSIGAEVNKDPAAQEELLELCADAALDGVSLVAIEVSSGQVVAVAFNKLQVQSSDSAEKTFFEVFVEERCHRPSSKSLIQFMSNVDARCNLFEKYQTDCSLEIMFLATLREHRWQNLGTILCKLSVDLARKLKNGPDSKITLKDLGSKYSHMKPREVTNKVPKICQAIWTGEFTQRIGAKLGFNVEVKALMSEFNHNGKTYADRLGDQAAYSEVVSLVLD, encoded by the exons atggAATGGTATACTACGGAATCGG GAAAATATCGAGTGGAGTCCCTGTCAGCTGAAACCTTTTCCGGTGCATTAAAA GTAATACAGGAAGCATTCTGCCAAGACGAAGCGGTGTCAATAGGAGCTGAAGTCAACAAAGATCCGGCGGCGCAGGAGGAGTTGTTAGAACTATGTGCAGATGCtgcactagatggcgtttcACTAGTAGCCATAGAAGTTAGCAGTGGACAGGTTGTGGCTGTTGCTTTCAATAAACTACAG gtTCAGTCTTCTGACTCTGCCGAGAAAACGTTTTTCGAAGTATTTGTAGAAGAGCGATGTCACCGGCCTTCGTCTAAGTCGCTTATACAGTTTATGAGCAACGTTGACGCCAGATGCAATTTATTTGAAAA ATACCAGACAGATTGTAGCTTAGAGATAATGTTTCTGGCTACCCTCCGAGAACACAGATGGCAGAACCTTGGAACAATCCTTTGCAAACTATCAGTTGATCTcgcaagaaaactaaaaaacgGTCCCGATTCGAAAATAACGCTAAAAGATTTGGGGTCTAAATACTCTCACATGAAACCACGTGAAGTAACAAATAAAGTACCAAAGATTTGCCAAGCTATATGGACGGGAGAATTCACGCAAAGAATCGGAGCGAAGCTAGGGTTCAACGTCGAAGTAAAAGCCTTAATGAGCGAGTTCAACCATAATGGGAAAACGTACGCCGATAGACTAGGTGATCAGGCTGCCTATTCGGAAGTTGTATCCTTAGTTTTAGATTAA